A window of the Halichoerus grypus chromosome 2, mHalGry1.hap1.1, whole genome shotgun sequence genome harbors these coding sequences:
- the GPRC5C gene encoding G-protein coupled receptor family C group 5 member C isoform X1, with amino-acid sequence MQAPAHPRPEKGAECGERPAPEGGTECGQPSPGSRERQALRPEPPPGPRHPRPGLRLAPRPPPSPSHPARAPLGAGGGPKRRAEWGGRRVPGTQPEPGLGASMAIPKALLTCLGLPVLLIAGAQAQNHVPPGCSPDLNPLYYNLCDRSGAWGIILEAVAGAGVVTTFVLTIILVASLPFVQDTKKRSLLGTQVFFLLGTLGLFCLVFACVVKPDFSTCASRRFLFGVLFAICFSCLVAHVFALNFLARKNHGPRGWVIFTVALLLTLVEVIINTEWLIITLVRGGGEGGPLGNGSAPGASASPCAIANMDFVMALIYVMLLLLCAFTGAWPALCGHFKRWRKHGVFVLLTTATSIAIWVVWIVMYTYGNKQRNNPTWDDPTLAIALAANAWAFVLFYVIPEVSQVTKASPEQSYQGDMYPTRGVGYETILKEQKGQSMFVENKAFSMDEPASAKRPVSPYSGYNGQLLTSVYQPTEMALMHKGPSEGAYDVILPRATANSQVMGSANSTLRAEDMYAAQSHRATTPPRDSKNSQAQSPQNKTRW; translated from the exons ATGCAGGCGCCGGCCCACCCTCGCCCGGAGAAAGGAGCCGAGTGCGGGGAGAGGCCAGCGCCAGAAGGAGGGACCGAGTgcggccagcccagcccaggctcccGGGAGAGGCAGGCCCTGCGCCCCGAGCCCCCGCCCGGGCCCCGCCACCCCAGGCCCGGGCTTCGCCTGGCTCCGCGCCCTCCGCCGAGCCCCTCTCACCCCGCCCGCGCTCCGCTTGGAGCTGGAGGTGGCCCCAAACGCCGCGCCGAGTGGGGCGGGCGGCGCGTCCCAG gGACCCAGCCGGAGCCTGGCCTGGGAGCCAGCATGGCCATCCCCAAAGCCTTGCTGACGTGCCTGGGGCTGCCCGTCCTCCTAATCGCAGGCGCCCAGGCCCAGAACCATGTGCCACCTGGCTGCAGCCCGGACCTCAACCCGCTGTACTACAACCTGTGTGACCGTTCCGGGGCCTGGGGCATCATTTTGGAGGCAGTGGCTGGGGCGGGAGTTGTCACTACTTTTGTCCTCACCATCATCCTTGTGGCCAGCCTCCCCTTTGTGCAGGACACCAAGAAGCGGAGCCTCCTGGGGACCCAGGTCTTCTTCCTGCTGGGGACCCTGGGCCTCTTCTGCCTCGTCTTTGCCTGCGTGGTGAAGCCTGACTTCTCCACCTGTGCCTCTCGGCGCTTCCTCTTTGGAGTCCTGTTCGCCATCTGCTTCTCCTGCCTGGTGGCACATGTCTTTGCCCTCAACTTTCTGGCACGGAAGAACCACGGGCCGCGGGGCTGGGTGATCTTCACTGTGGCGCTGCTGCTGACCCTCGTGGAGGTGATCATCAACACCGAGTGGCTGATCATCACGCTGGTCCGCGGCGGCGGCGAGGGCGGCCCTCTGGGCAATGGCAGTGCCCCCGGGGCCTCGGCCTCCCCCTGCGCCATTGCCAACATGGACTTCGTCATGGCGCTCATCTACGTCATGCTTCTGCTGCTGTGTGCCTTCACGGGGGCCTGGCCTGCCCTGTGTGGCCACTTCAAGCGCTGGCGGAAGCACGGGGTCTTCGTGCTGCTCACCACGGCCACCTCCATTGCCATATGGGTGGTGTGGATTGTCATGTACACGTACGGCAACAAGCAGCGCAACAACCCCACCTGGGATGACCCCACGCTGGCCATCGCCCTCGCCGCCAACGCCTGGGCCTTTGTCCTCTTCTACGTCATCCCGGAGGTCTCCCAGGTGACCAAGGCCAGCCCAGAGCAGAGCTACCAGGGGGACATGTACCCCACCCGTGGCGTCGGCTACGAGACCATCCTGAAAGAGCAGAAGGGCCAGAGCATGTTTGTGGAGAACAAGGCGTTTTCCATGGACGAGCCAGCCTCAG CTAAGAGACCAGTGTCACCATATAGTGGGTACAATGGGCAGCTGCTGACCAGTGTGTACCAGCCCACCGAGATGGCCCTGATGCACAAAGGCCCG TCCGAAGGAGCTTACGACGTCATCCTCCCACGAGCCACCGCCAACAGCCAGGTGATGGGCAGTGCCAACTCCACCCTGAGGGCCGAAGACATGTATGCGGCCCAGAGCCACCGGGCCACCACACCTCCGAGAGACAGCAAGAACTCCCAG GCTCAGTCCCCGCAAAATAAAACGAGATGGTAG
- the GPRC5C gene encoding G-protein coupled receptor family C group 5 member C isoform X2: MQAPAHPRPEKGAECGERPAPEGGTECGQPSPGSRERQALRPEPPPGPRHPRPGLRLAPRPPPSPSHPARAPLGAGGGPKRRAEWGGRRVPGTQPEPGLGASMAIPKALLTCLGLPVLLIAGAQAQNHVPPGCSPDLNPLYYNLCDRSGAWGIILEAVAGAGVVTTFVLTIILVASLPFVQDTKKRSLLGTQVFFLLGTLGLFCLVFACVVKPDFSTCASRRFLFGVLFAICFSCLVAHVFALNFLARKNHGPRGWVIFTVALLLTLVEVIINTEWLIITLVRGGGEGGPLGNGSAPGASASPCAIANMDFVMALIYVMLLLLCAFTGAWPALCGHFKRWRKHGVFVLLTTATSIAIWVVWIVMYTYGNKQRNNPTWDDPTLAIALAANAWAFVLFYVIPEVSQVTKASPEQSYQGDMYPTRGVGYETILKEQKGQSMFVENKAFSMDEPASVRRSLRRHPPTSHRQQPGDGQCQLHPEGRRHVCGPEPPGHHTSERQQELPGSVPAK, translated from the exons ATGCAGGCGCCGGCCCACCCTCGCCCGGAGAAAGGAGCCGAGTGCGGGGAGAGGCCAGCGCCAGAAGGAGGGACCGAGTgcggccagcccagcccaggctcccGGGAGAGGCAGGCCCTGCGCCCCGAGCCCCCGCCCGGGCCCCGCCACCCCAGGCCCGGGCTTCGCCTGGCTCCGCGCCCTCCGCCGAGCCCCTCTCACCCCGCCCGCGCTCCGCTTGGAGCTGGAGGTGGCCCCAAACGCCGCGCCGAGTGGGGCGGGCGGCGCGTCCCAG gGACCCAGCCGGAGCCTGGCCTGGGAGCCAGCATGGCCATCCCCAAAGCCTTGCTGACGTGCCTGGGGCTGCCCGTCCTCCTAATCGCAGGCGCCCAGGCCCAGAACCATGTGCCACCTGGCTGCAGCCCGGACCTCAACCCGCTGTACTACAACCTGTGTGACCGTTCCGGGGCCTGGGGCATCATTTTGGAGGCAGTGGCTGGGGCGGGAGTTGTCACTACTTTTGTCCTCACCATCATCCTTGTGGCCAGCCTCCCCTTTGTGCAGGACACCAAGAAGCGGAGCCTCCTGGGGACCCAGGTCTTCTTCCTGCTGGGGACCCTGGGCCTCTTCTGCCTCGTCTTTGCCTGCGTGGTGAAGCCTGACTTCTCCACCTGTGCCTCTCGGCGCTTCCTCTTTGGAGTCCTGTTCGCCATCTGCTTCTCCTGCCTGGTGGCACATGTCTTTGCCCTCAACTTTCTGGCACGGAAGAACCACGGGCCGCGGGGCTGGGTGATCTTCACTGTGGCGCTGCTGCTGACCCTCGTGGAGGTGATCATCAACACCGAGTGGCTGATCATCACGCTGGTCCGCGGCGGCGGCGAGGGCGGCCCTCTGGGCAATGGCAGTGCCCCCGGGGCCTCGGCCTCCCCCTGCGCCATTGCCAACATGGACTTCGTCATGGCGCTCATCTACGTCATGCTTCTGCTGCTGTGTGCCTTCACGGGGGCCTGGCCTGCCCTGTGTGGCCACTTCAAGCGCTGGCGGAAGCACGGGGTCTTCGTGCTGCTCACCACGGCCACCTCCATTGCCATATGGGTGGTGTGGATTGTCATGTACACGTACGGCAACAAGCAGCGCAACAACCCCACCTGGGATGACCCCACGCTGGCCATCGCCCTCGCCGCCAACGCCTGGGCCTTTGTCCTCTTCTACGTCATCCCGGAGGTCTCCCAGGTGACCAAGGCCAGCCCAGAGCAGAGCTACCAGGGGGACATGTACCCCACCCGTGGCGTCGGCTACGAGACCATCCTGAAAGAGCAGAAGGGCCAGAGCATGTTTGTGGAGAACAAGGCGTTTTCCATGGACGAGCCAGCCTCAG TCCGAAGGAGCTTACGACGTCATCCTCCCACGAGCCACCGCCAACAGCCAGGTGATGGGCAGTGCCAACTCCACCCTGAGGGCCGAAGACATGTATGCGGCCCAGAGCCACCGGGCCACCACACCTCCGAGAGACAGCAAGAACTCCCAG GCTCAGTCCCCGCAAAATAA
- the GPRC5C gene encoding G-protein coupled receptor family C group 5 member C isoform X3 yields the protein MAIPKALLTCLGLPVLLIAGAQAQNHVPPGCSPDLNPLYYNLCDRSGAWGIILEAVAGAGVVTTFVLTIILVASLPFVQDTKKRSLLGTQVFFLLGTLGLFCLVFACVVKPDFSTCASRRFLFGVLFAICFSCLVAHVFALNFLARKNHGPRGWVIFTVALLLTLVEVIINTEWLIITLVRGGGEGGPLGNGSAPGASASPCAIANMDFVMALIYVMLLLLCAFTGAWPALCGHFKRWRKHGVFVLLTTATSIAIWVVWIVMYTYGNKQRNNPTWDDPTLAIALAANAWAFVLFYVIPEVSQVTKASPEQSYQGDMYPTRGVGYETILKEQKGQSMFVENKAFSMDEPASAKRPVSPYSGYNGQLLTSVYQPTEMALMHKGPSEGAYDVILPRATANSQVMGSANSTLRAEDMYAAQSHRATTPPRDSKNSQAQSPQNKTRW from the exons ATGGCCATCCCCAAAGCCTTGCTGACGTGCCTGGGGCTGCCCGTCCTCCTAATCGCAGGCGCCCAGGCCCAGAACCATGTGCCACCTGGCTGCAGCCCGGACCTCAACCCGCTGTACTACAACCTGTGTGACCGTTCCGGGGCCTGGGGCATCATTTTGGAGGCAGTGGCTGGGGCGGGAGTTGTCACTACTTTTGTCCTCACCATCATCCTTGTGGCCAGCCTCCCCTTTGTGCAGGACACCAAGAAGCGGAGCCTCCTGGGGACCCAGGTCTTCTTCCTGCTGGGGACCCTGGGCCTCTTCTGCCTCGTCTTTGCCTGCGTGGTGAAGCCTGACTTCTCCACCTGTGCCTCTCGGCGCTTCCTCTTTGGAGTCCTGTTCGCCATCTGCTTCTCCTGCCTGGTGGCACATGTCTTTGCCCTCAACTTTCTGGCACGGAAGAACCACGGGCCGCGGGGCTGGGTGATCTTCACTGTGGCGCTGCTGCTGACCCTCGTGGAGGTGATCATCAACACCGAGTGGCTGATCATCACGCTGGTCCGCGGCGGCGGCGAGGGCGGCCCTCTGGGCAATGGCAGTGCCCCCGGGGCCTCGGCCTCCCCCTGCGCCATTGCCAACATGGACTTCGTCATGGCGCTCATCTACGTCATGCTTCTGCTGCTGTGTGCCTTCACGGGGGCCTGGCCTGCCCTGTGTGGCCACTTCAAGCGCTGGCGGAAGCACGGGGTCTTCGTGCTGCTCACCACGGCCACCTCCATTGCCATATGGGTGGTGTGGATTGTCATGTACACGTACGGCAACAAGCAGCGCAACAACCCCACCTGGGATGACCCCACGCTGGCCATCGCCCTCGCCGCCAACGCCTGGGCCTTTGTCCTCTTCTACGTCATCCCGGAGGTCTCCCAGGTGACCAAGGCCAGCCCAGAGCAGAGCTACCAGGGGGACATGTACCCCACCCGTGGCGTCGGCTACGAGACCATCCTGAAAGAGCAGAAGGGCCAGAGCATGTTTGTGGAGAACAAGGCGTTTTCCATGGACGAGCCAGCCTCAG CTAAGAGACCAGTGTCACCATATAGTGGGTACAATGGGCAGCTGCTGACCAGTGTGTACCAGCCCACCGAGATGGCCCTGATGCACAAAGGCCCG TCCGAAGGAGCTTACGACGTCATCCTCCCACGAGCCACCGCCAACAGCCAGGTGATGGGCAGTGCCAACTCCACCCTGAGGGCCGAAGACATGTATGCGGCCCAGAGCCACCGGGCCACCACACCTCCGAGAGACAGCAAGAACTCCCAG GCTCAGTCCCCGCAAAATAAAACGAGATGGTAG
- the GPRC5C gene encoding G-protein coupled receptor family C group 5 member C isoform X4, producing MAIPKALLTCLGLPVLLIAGAQAQNHVPPGCSPDLNPLYYNLCDRSGAWGIILEAVAGAGVVTTFVLTIILVASLPFVQDTKKRSLLGTQVFFLLGTLGLFCLVFACVVKPDFSTCASRRFLFGVLFAICFSCLVAHVFALNFLARKNHGPRGWVIFTVALLLTLVEVIINTEWLIITLVRGGGEGGPLGNGSAPGASASPCAIANMDFVMALIYVMLLLLCAFTGAWPALCGHFKRWRKHGVFVLLTTATSIAIWVVWIVMYTYGNKQRNNPTWDDPTLAIALAANAWAFVLFYVIPEVSQVTKASPEQSYQGDMYPTRGVGYETILKEQKGQSMFVENKAFSMDEPASAKRPVSPYSGYNGQLLTSVYQPTEMALMHKGPSEGAYDVILPRATANSQVMGSANSTLRAEDMYAAQSHRATTPPRDSKNSQVFRNPYVWD from the exons ATGGCCATCCCCAAAGCCTTGCTGACGTGCCTGGGGCTGCCCGTCCTCCTAATCGCAGGCGCCCAGGCCCAGAACCATGTGCCACCTGGCTGCAGCCCGGACCTCAACCCGCTGTACTACAACCTGTGTGACCGTTCCGGGGCCTGGGGCATCATTTTGGAGGCAGTGGCTGGGGCGGGAGTTGTCACTACTTTTGTCCTCACCATCATCCTTGTGGCCAGCCTCCCCTTTGTGCAGGACACCAAGAAGCGGAGCCTCCTGGGGACCCAGGTCTTCTTCCTGCTGGGGACCCTGGGCCTCTTCTGCCTCGTCTTTGCCTGCGTGGTGAAGCCTGACTTCTCCACCTGTGCCTCTCGGCGCTTCCTCTTTGGAGTCCTGTTCGCCATCTGCTTCTCCTGCCTGGTGGCACATGTCTTTGCCCTCAACTTTCTGGCACGGAAGAACCACGGGCCGCGGGGCTGGGTGATCTTCACTGTGGCGCTGCTGCTGACCCTCGTGGAGGTGATCATCAACACCGAGTGGCTGATCATCACGCTGGTCCGCGGCGGCGGCGAGGGCGGCCCTCTGGGCAATGGCAGTGCCCCCGGGGCCTCGGCCTCCCCCTGCGCCATTGCCAACATGGACTTCGTCATGGCGCTCATCTACGTCATGCTTCTGCTGCTGTGTGCCTTCACGGGGGCCTGGCCTGCCCTGTGTGGCCACTTCAAGCGCTGGCGGAAGCACGGGGTCTTCGTGCTGCTCACCACGGCCACCTCCATTGCCATATGGGTGGTGTGGATTGTCATGTACACGTACGGCAACAAGCAGCGCAACAACCCCACCTGGGATGACCCCACGCTGGCCATCGCCCTCGCCGCCAACGCCTGGGCCTTTGTCCTCTTCTACGTCATCCCGGAGGTCTCCCAGGTGACCAAGGCCAGCCCAGAGCAGAGCTACCAGGGGGACATGTACCCCACCCGTGGCGTCGGCTACGAGACCATCCTGAAAGAGCAGAAGGGCCAGAGCATGTTTGTGGAGAACAAGGCGTTTTCCATGGACGAGCCAGCCTCAG CTAAGAGACCAGTGTCACCATATAGTGGGTACAATGGGCAGCTGCTGACCAGTGTGTACCAGCCCACCGAGATGGCCCTGATGCACAAAGGCCCG TCCGAAGGAGCTTACGACGTCATCCTCCCACGAGCCACCGCCAACAGCCAGGTGATGGGCAGTGCCAACTCCACCCTGAGGGCCGAAGACATGTATGCGGCCCAGAGCCACCGGGCCACCACACCTCCGAGAGACAGCAAGAACTCCCAGGTCTTTAGAAACCCCTACGTGTGGGATTGA